A single Thermaerobacter sp. FW80 DNA region contains:
- a CDS encoding ISLre2 family transposase has product MLSIHAVRELFLQTLRELAELVTEDRSFGELEEAVQRLSGRLTLRLLEWVLAGIDERLMQERDPSRYECLDTRERVLDTPLGELQVKRRYYRDRATGQGVFLLDEALGLESRRRLSPRLEALCRRLATEMPYHRATAVLRELTAGQAPARAMTVWRASQRAGRRLKEAAERLRRSVFVEGQVPEGRRRSAQLHAEADEVYLRGRGQPVVLKLGVAYEGKQAVGSNRQALRERRVVAGVMPGTAFWEQASAYWGTHRDLSAVQACYLGGDGAHWVKQGLQYFPRACYRLDPFHLRRALREALSPSEETYAQVCRAIEAGDWAGVESALRQALRGRRGPARERLLRLRGYLREHWDGIVASGEAPRLGAIEAEVFHVLARRMKRHGARWSERGADHLARLLSERVDPHWRAVLGGRPLQISPGVRQATRQAVQRVMRQLEEDPARWLRARIPALTGPHATKPWVQVLRDLAHVHAPVA; this is encoded by the coding sequence ATGCTCAGCATACACGCTGTGCGCGAACTTTTCCTCCAGACATTGCGGGAACTGGCGGAGCTGGTGACGGAGGACCGATCGTTTGGCGAACTGGAGGAAGCCGTTCAGCGGCTCAGCGGCCGGCTGACACTGCGGCTGCTGGAGTGGGTGTTGGCCGGGATCGATGAGCGACTGATGCAGGAGCGGGACCCGAGCCGATATGAGTGCCTGGATACGCGGGAGCGGGTCCTGGACACGCCGCTGGGCGAGTTGCAGGTGAAGCGACGTTACTACCGGGACCGGGCGACGGGCCAGGGTGTGTTCTTGCTGGATGAAGCACTGGGCTTGGAATCGCGGCGGCGACTGTCGCCGCGGCTGGAAGCGCTGTGCCGGCGGCTCGCGACGGAGATGCCGTATCACCGAGCGACGGCGGTCCTGCGGGAGTTGACGGCGGGGCAGGCACCGGCGCGGGCGATGACGGTGTGGCGGGCGTCCCAACGGGCGGGGCGCCGGTTGAAGGAGGCGGCGGAGCGGCTACGGCGGTCGGTGTTCGTGGAGGGCCAGGTGCCGGAAGGCCGGCGCCGGAGTGCGCAGCTGCATGCCGAAGCGGACGAGGTTTATCTGCGGGGTCGAGGGCAACCGGTGGTGTTGAAGCTGGGGGTCGCGTACGAAGGCAAGCAAGCCGTGGGTTCGAACCGGCAAGCGCTGCGGGAGCGGCGGGTCGTGGCGGGGGTGATGCCGGGGACGGCCTTTTGGGAGCAGGCGAGCGCCTATTGGGGGACGCACCGGGATCTGAGCGCGGTCCAGGCTTGTTACCTCGGAGGCGATGGGGCGCATTGGGTCAAGCAGGGGTTGCAGTACTTCCCCCGCGCGTGTTACCGGCTGGATCCGTTCCACCTGCGGCGAGCCCTGCGGGAGGCGTTATCGCCTTCCGAGGAGACGTACGCCCAGGTGTGCCGGGCCATCGAAGCGGGGGATTGGGCGGGCGTGGAGTCGGCGCTTCGCCAGGCGCTACGGGGGCGGCGTGGTCCGGCGCGGGAGCGCTTGTTGCGGCTGCGCGGCTACTTGCGGGAGCACTGGGACGGGATTGTGGCTTCTGGGGAAGCGCCGCGGCTGGGGGCGATCGAAGCAGAAGTCTTTCACGTCCTTGCACGACGGATGAAACGGCATGGGGCGCGTTGGAGTGAACGCGGCGCCGACCACTTGGCGCGGCTCTTGAGCGAACGCGTGGACCCCCACTGGCGCGCGGTCCTCGGCGGCCGGCCCCTGCAGATTTCGCCCGGCGTGCGGCAGGCGACACGCCAGGCCGTTCAGCGCGTGATGCGCCAGCTCGAGGAGGACCCAGCCCGTTGGCTGCGTGCCCGCATCCCAGCGCTCACCGGGCCGCATGCGACCAAACCCTGGGTTCAGGTGCTGCGCGACCTGGCCCATGTCCACGCACCGGTGGCTTGA
- the rpsB gene encoding 30S ribosomal protein S2, with amino-acid sequence MPVVAMKQLLEAGVHFGHQTRRWNPKMRPYIFMERNGIYIIDLQKTVRLLDEAYNFVRELVAQGGRILFVGTKKQARDAIAEEATRCGEFYINERWLGGTLTNFVTIRKRIDRLVELEQMEAEGHFERLPKKEVARLLREKAKLQKYLGGIKGMKDLPDAIYVVDPRKEKIAVTEARKLGIPVVAIVDTNCDPEEIDYVIPGNDDAIRAVRLITSKIADAVLEGKQGVQVVEA; translated from the coding sequence GTGCCGGTCGTGGCCATGAAGCAGCTGCTGGAGGCTGGCGTGCACTTCGGCCATCAGACCCGCCGGTGGAATCCCAAGATGCGCCCCTACATCTTCATGGAGCGCAACGGGATCTACATCATCGACCTGCAGAAGACCGTGCGCCTGCTGGACGAGGCGTACAACTTCGTGCGGGAGCTGGTCGCCCAGGGCGGCCGCATCCTGTTCGTGGGCACCAAGAAGCAGGCGCGCGACGCCATCGCCGAGGAGGCCACCCGCTGCGGGGAGTTCTACATCAACGAACGCTGGCTGGGCGGCACCCTGACCAACTTCGTCACCATCCGCAAGCGCATCGACCGCCTGGTGGAACTGGAGCAGATGGAGGCGGAGGGCCACTTCGAGCGGCTGCCCAAGAAGGAAGTGGCGCGGCTGCTGCGGGAGAAGGCCAAGCTCCAGAAGTACCTGGGCGGCATCAAGGGCATGAAGGACCTGCCCGACGCCATCTACGTAGTCGACCCCCGCAAGGAGAAGATCGCCGTCACCGAGGCGCGCAAGCTGGGCATCCCCGTGGTGGCCATCGTCGACACCAACTGCGACCCCGAGGAGATCGACTACGTGATTCCCGGCAACGACGACGCCATCCGCGCCGTGCGGCTGATCACCAGCAAGATCGCCGACGCCGTGCTGGAGGGCAAGCAGGGCGTGCAGGTGGTGGAGGCCTGA
- the tsf gene encoding translation elongation factor Ts has translation MAVSAKQVAELRARTGAGMMDCKRALEEAGGDMEKAALLLREWGMAAAAKKAGRATAEGLVHAYIHGQGRIGVLIEVNCETDFVAATDDFRQLVHELAMQVAATAPQYVRREDVPAEVVERERELLRRQAEAEGKPAHIVDRIVEGRLDKFFSQVCLEEQPYIRDDSITVGDLIKQAIAKLGENIRVRRFARFELGGA, from the coding sequence ATGGCGGTCAGCGCGAAACAGGTCGCGGAGCTGCGGGCGCGCACCGGCGCCGGCATGATGGACTGCAAGCGGGCCCTCGAAGAGGCCGGCGGCGACATGGAGAAGGCCGCACTGTTGCTGCGCGAGTGGGGCATGGCGGCCGCCGCCAAGAAGGCCGGTCGCGCCACGGCGGAGGGTCTGGTCCACGCCTACATCCACGGCCAGGGCCGCATCGGCGTCCTCATCGAGGTGAACTGCGAGACGGACTTCGTCGCCGCCACCGACGACTTCCGGCAGCTGGTCCACGAGCTGGCCATGCAGGTGGCGGCCACGGCGCCGCAGTACGTCCGGCGGGAGGACGTGCCCGCCGAGGTGGTGGAGCGGGAGCGTGAGCTGTTGCGGCGCCAGGCGGAGGCCGAGGGCAAGCCCGCCCACATCGTCGATCGCATCGTCGAGGGGCGCCTGGACAAGTTCTTCAGCCAGGTCTGCCTGGAGGAGCAGCCCTACATCCGCGACGACTCGATCACCGTGGGCGACCTGATCAAGCAGGCCATCGCCAAGCTGGGCGAGAACATCCGCGTGCGGCGCTTCGCGCGCTTCGAGCTGGGCGGCGCCTGA
- the pyrH gene encoding UMP kinase yields MPRPRYRRIMLKLSGEMLAGGGYGIDPEVVDSIARQVREVVDLGVQVAIVVGGGNIWRGVQGSAKGIDRATSDYMGMLATVINALALQDALEKHGVDTRVQTAIEMKEVAEPYIRRRAIRHLEKGRVVIFAAGTGNPYFSTDTTAALRAAEIEAEIFFKATKEDGVYDADPRLDPNARKIDEIDYLEMLNRGLRVMDSTATSLCMENNIPIRVFDLSVPGNIRRAVLGENIGTYVRGDPR; encoded by the coding sequence ATGCCGCGGCCCCGCTACCGGCGGATCATGCTGAAGCTCTCGGGGGAGATGCTGGCCGGCGGCGGGTACGGCATCGACCCCGAGGTGGTCGACTCCATCGCCCGCCAGGTGCGGGAGGTGGTCGACCTGGGCGTCCAGGTGGCCATCGTCGTCGGCGGCGGCAACATCTGGCGCGGCGTGCAGGGCAGCGCCAAGGGCATCGACCGGGCGACGTCGGACTACATGGGCATGTTGGCGACGGTGATCAACGCCCTGGCGCTGCAGGACGCGCTGGAGAAGCACGGCGTCGACACCCGGGTGCAGACGGCCATCGAGATGAAGGAGGTGGCCGAGCCGTACATCCGGCGACGGGCGATCCGCCACCTGGAGAAGGGGCGGGTGGTGATCTTCGCCGCCGGCACCGGCAATCCGTACTTCTCCACCGACACCACGGCGGCGCTGCGGGCGGCGGAGATCGAGGCGGAGATCTTCTTCAAGGCGACCAAGGAGGACGGCGTCTACGACGCCGATCCGCGCCTCGACCCCAACGCCCGGAAGATCGACGAGATCGACTACCTGGAGATGCTCAACCGCGGTCTGCGGGTCATGGACTCCACGGCCACGTCGCTCTGCATGGAGAACAACATCCCCATCCGGGTGTTCGACCTCAGCGTCCCCGGGAACATCCGGCGGGCCGTGCTGGGCGAGAACATCGGCACCTACGTCAGGGGGGATCCCCGGTGA
- the frr gene encoding ribosome recycling factor, translating to MIEDILREARERMEARVENFRRELATVRAGRATPALLEKIRVDYYGTPTPLQQLATITAPEPRMLVVQPWDKSVMGEIEKAIAKSDLGVNPSSDGQVIRIVLPPLTEETRNELVKRVRKMAEEERVAVRNIRRQANEDLEELEDEGFSEDEIRRAQERVQELTDRTIARIDELLAGKEKEIREV from the coding sequence GTGATCGAGGACATCCTCCGCGAGGCCCGGGAACGCATGGAGGCCCGGGTGGAGAACTTCCGGCGGGAGCTGGCCACGGTCCGTGCGGGTCGCGCCACGCCTGCGCTGCTGGAGAAGATCCGCGTGGACTACTACGGCACGCCGACGCCCCTGCAACAGCTGGCGACCATCACCGCGCCGGAGCCGCGGATGCTGGTGGTGCAGCCCTGGGACAAGAGCGTGATGGGGGAGATCGAGAAGGCCATCGCCAAGTCGGACCTCGGCGTCAACCCCTCCAGCGACGGCCAGGTGATCCGCATCGTGCTGCCGCCCCTGACGGAGGAGACCCGCAACGAGCTGGTCAAGCGGGTGCGCAAGATGGCCGAGGAGGAGCGCGTGGCCGTCCGCAACATCCGCCGTCAGGCCAACGAGGACCTGGAGGAGCTGGAGGACGAGGGGTTCTCCGAGGACGAGATCCGGCGGGCCCAGGAGCGGGTCCAGGAGCTGACGGACCGGACCATCGCCCGCATCGACGAGCTCCTGGCCGGCAAGGAGAAGGAGATCCGCGAGGTGTGA
- a CDS encoding PASTA domain-containing protein, whose product MRELGELVGLPLAEARRRLEGAGLVVQVTVTAAPDEPARRRARQVGPRATLWRVVRAEWARAGAGDPDAGSPGADGRAGSGRRHGGAPSRIAGAVGAGRPATMGGEGAGAAAVGGGGAVPCGGEADDGAPAEGTDGGNAEGPRTVRLVVAAFPLPPLPRADLEGALGEAARASWGPPTAGEGGGSEGP is encoded by the coding sequence GTGAGGGAGCTCGGCGAGCTGGTCGGCCTGCCCCTGGCGGAGGCGCGCCGGCGCCTGGAGGGGGCAGGCCTCGTCGTCCAGGTGACGGTCACCGCCGCCCCGGACGAACCGGCCCGGCGCCGAGCCCGCCAGGTCGGGCCGCGCGCCACCCTCTGGCGGGTGGTGCGGGCGGAGTGGGCGCGGGCTGGGGCCGGCGATCCCGACGCGGGATCGCCCGGTGCGGACGGTCGGGCCGGATCCGGCCGGCGGCACGGTGGTGCTCCCTCCAGGATCGCCGGCGCCGTCGGCGCGGGGCGCCCGGCCACCATGGGGGGCGAGGGGGCCGGCGCCGCGGCGGTCGGGGGCGGCGGAGCGGTGCCCTGCGGCGGGGAGGCGGACGACGGGGCGCCCGCGGAGGGGACGGACGGCGGGAACGCCGAGGGACCGCGGACGGTGCGGCTCGTGGTGGCCGCCTTCCCCCTGCCGCCGCTGCCGCGGGCCGACCTGGAGGGGGCCCTGGGGGAGGCGGCGCGGGCCAGCTGGGGGCCGCCCACCGCCGGAGAGGGCGGCGGGTCCGAGGGGCCGTGA
- a CDS encoding isoprenyl transferase, with protein sequence MPPPEEAELLRRVERVRAMGRMPRHVAIIMDGNGRWAQRRGWPRVAGHRAGVESVRAIVRFAGDIGLEVLTLYAFSTENWRRPPAEVRALMGLLVEHIRRDLDELDRNGVQIRVIGDPEGLPPTPRREVLRAVETTRSNGRMILVLALNYGARWELARAARLLAAKAARGEIDPQAIDEAMLAAHLQTADLPDPDLVIRPSGEWRISNFLLWQIAYSELWFTPIAWPDFRPVHLVEAIEAYAHRERRFGGLGPGAGRPGGAMAPGEVPGSSPPGPPRLRPPADAGQGAGGTDGGREDPAGCGPADAPGRLLGRGGAGVGAAPPQAVSPGGDTGGWPWADGAPGDGAGTPAGRGATRAPVTTGGGQPPAAPGGGRRPGGEAGAEGRC encoded by the coding sequence GTGCCGCCACCGGAAGAGGCGGAGCTGCTGCGCCGCGTCGAGCGGGTCCGGGCCATGGGGCGGATGCCCCGGCATGTGGCCATCATCATGGACGGCAACGGGCGGTGGGCCCAGCGCCGGGGCTGGCCGCGGGTGGCCGGGCACCGGGCCGGGGTCGAGAGCGTGCGGGCGATCGTGCGCTTCGCCGGCGACATCGGGCTCGAGGTGCTGACCCTCTACGCCTTCTCCACCGAGAACTGGCGGCGGCCGCCCGCGGAGGTCCGGGCCCTGATGGGCCTGCTGGTGGAGCACATCCGCCGGGACCTCGACGAGCTCGACCGCAACGGCGTGCAGATCCGGGTCATCGGCGACCCCGAGGGGCTGCCGCCGACGCCGCGGCGGGAGGTGCTCCGCGCCGTCGAGACCACCCGGTCCAATGGCCGCATGATCCTGGTCCTGGCCCTGAACTACGGGGCGCGCTGGGAGCTGGCGCGAGCGGCGCGGCTGCTGGCCGCCAAGGCGGCGCGCGGGGAGATCGACCCCCAGGCCATCGACGAGGCGATGCTGGCCGCCCACCTGCAGACCGCCGACCTGCCGGACCCCGACCTGGTGATCCGCCCCAGCGGTGAGTGGCGGATCTCCAACTTCCTGCTCTGGCAGATCGCCTACAGCGAGCTCTGGTTCACCCCCATTGCCTGGCCCGACTTCCGCCCCGTCCACCTGGTGGAGGCCATCGAGGCCTATGCCCACCGGGAGCGCCGCTTCGGGGGGCTGGGGCCGGGTGCCGGCCGCCCGGGGGGTGCCATGGCGCCGGGGGAGGTGCCGGGATCCTCGCCTCCAGGCCCACCCCGGCTCCGGCCGCCCGCCGACGCCGGGCAGGGCGCGGGAGGGACCGACGGCGGACGCGAGGACCCTGCAGGATGCGGGCCCGCGGACGCCCCGGGGCGGCTCCTGGGGCGGGGCGGCGCCGGGGTCGGCGCCGCCCCGCCCCAGGCGGTGTCGCCGGGGGGCGACACCGGCGGCTGGCCGTGGGCCGACGGTGCCCCGGGTGACGGGGCGGGAACCCCGGCGGGACGCGGCGCAACCCGTGCCCCGGTGACGACGGGCGGCGGCCAGCCCCCGGCCGCGCCGGGCGGGGGTCGCCGCCCCGGCGGCGAGGCCGGAGCCGAGGGACGATGCTGA
- a CDS encoding phosphatidate cytidylyltransferase, giving the protein MLTARLATAAVLLPPVLAAVWWGGGALASVLAAVGLLAGWEAAGLLAEAMAWAGGAKASRAGWRRLRAVGAVAGILPMGALALLPWPPAAAMAAAPLAAAVVGAAAAAPTTAAGAGSSAGPLGGGAAGPLRGGVVAAGVAAWVGIPLACALWLRQAGPAWLLVPLVILWVQDTAAFFVGRAWGRRPLAPRISPGKTWEGAAGGLAGALVAAALLAGLLDRSALELLPAAAGTAVAGQLGDLWESWWKRRAGRKDSGSLLPGHGGMLDRIDSLLPALVLFAAWMRPWR; this is encoded by the coding sequence ATGCTGACGGCGCGTCTGGCTACCGCCGCCGTCCTGCTCCCGCCGGTCCTCGCCGCCGTCTGGTGGGGCGGTGGCGCCCTGGCGTCGGTCCTCGCGGCGGTGGGCCTGCTGGCCGGCTGGGAGGCCGCCGGGCTGCTGGCGGAGGCCATGGCTTGGGCGGGCGGGGCGAAGGCCAGCCGGGCCGGGTGGCGCCGGCTGCGGGCGGTGGGCGCTGTGGCGGGGATCCTGCCGATGGGCGCCCTGGCGCTGCTGCCATGGCCGCCCGCGGCGGCCATGGCAGCAGCGCCGCTGGCCGCGGCGGTGGTGGGGGCGGCGGCCGCCGCCCCCACCACCGCCGCCGGGGCGGGCTCGTCGGCGGGCCCGCTGGGAGGCGGGGCGGCGGGCCCGCTGCGAGGCGGGGTGGTGGCGGCGGGGGTGGCCGCGTGGGTCGGGATCCCCCTGGCGTGCGCCCTCTGGCTCCGGCAGGCCGGGCCGGCGTGGCTGCTGGTGCCGCTGGTCATCCTGTGGGTCCAGGACACCGCGGCCTTCTTCGTCGGACGGGCATGGGGACGGCGGCCGCTGGCGCCGCGGATCTCCCCGGGGAAGACCTGGGAGGGCGCAGCGGGCGGCCTGGCCGGCGCCCTGGTGGCGGCGGCCCTTCTGGCAGGCCTGCTCGACCGCTCCGCCTTGGAGCTGCTGCCGGCGGCGGCCGGGACGGCGGTGGCGGGACAGCTGGGCGACCTCTGGGAGTCGTGGTGGAAGCGGCGCGCAGGCCGCAAGGACTCCGGCTCCCTCTTGCCCGGGCACGGCGGCATGCTGGATCGGATCGACAGCCTGCTGCCGGCGCTGGTGCTGTTCGCCGCCTGGATGCGGCCGTGGCGCTAG
- a CDS encoding 1-deoxy-D-xylulose-5-phosphate reductoisomerase: MGEGPMGVVILGSTGSIGQQAVEVIAHMPERLRAVALGAARDGRRLLEQVRRLRPEAVALEDPDAGRAWRPALEREGVRVLVGPGSAEELATWPGAERVLVAITGAAGLRPTLAALRAGRDVALANKESLVAAGALVTAQAAAAGVRLLPVDSEHSALFQCLAGRSPAEVERLILTASGGPFRGWRPEALRDVTPEQAVRHPNWSMGAKISVDCATLMNKGLEVIEAHWLFGLPASRIGVVVHPQSVVHGLVELRDGAMVAVLARPDMRQPIQYALCYPERGPRLVDRLDLAAVGKLTFEEPDTRTFPCLALAYRALETGGTAPAVLNAANEEAVAAFLAGRLPFPGIAETVAAVLDRHRARPVTGLDDVLEADAWAREEARAQMAGPPRTAVGPGGAASPPA, encoded by the coding sequence ATGGGCGAGGGACCGATGGGGGTCGTCATCCTGGGCAGTACGGGGTCCATCGGACAGCAGGCCGTGGAGGTCATCGCCCACATGCCGGAGCGGCTGCGGGCGGTGGCCCTGGGTGCCGCCCGGGACGGCCGGCGGCTGCTGGAGCAGGTGCGACGGCTGCGGCCGGAGGCCGTGGCCCTGGAGGATCCCGACGCCGGCCGGGCCTGGCGGCCGGCCCTGGAGCGGGAGGGCGTCCGGGTCCTGGTGGGCCCGGGCTCCGCGGAGGAACTGGCCACGTGGCCCGGTGCCGAGCGGGTGCTGGTGGCCATCACCGGGGCCGCGGGCCTGCGCCCCACCCTGGCCGCCCTGCGGGCCGGGCGGGACGTCGCCCTGGCCAACAAGGAGTCCCTGGTGGCCGCGGGTGCCCTGGTGACGGCCCAGGCGGCGGCCGCCGGTGTTCGCCTGTTGCCGGTGGACAGCGAGCACTCCGCCCTGTTCCAGTGCCTCGCGGGGCGGTCACCCGCGGAGGTGGAGCGCCTGATCCTGACGGCCTCGGGCGGTCCCTTCCGCGGCTGGCGCCCCGAGGCCCTGCGGGACGTGACCCCCGAGCAGGCCGTGCGCCACCCCAACTGGTCCATGGGCGCCAAGATCAGCGTCGACTGCGCCACCCTGATGAACAAGGGGCTGGAGGTCATCGAGGCGCACTGGCTCTTCGGCCTGCCCGCGTCCCGCATCGGGGTGGTGGTCCATCCCCAGAGCGTGGTCCACGGGCTGGTGGAGCTGCGGGACGGCGCCATGGTGGCGGTGCTGGCGCGGCCGGACATGCGCCAGCCGATCCAGTACGCCCTGTGCTATCCTGAACGTGGGCCCCGGCTGGTGGATCGCTTGGATCTGGCCGCCGTGGGCAAGCTGACCTTTGAGGAACCCGACACCCGCACCTTCCCGTGCCTCGCGCTGGCGTACCGCGCCCTGGAGACCGGGGGGACGGCGCCGGCCGTGCTCAACGCCGCCAACGAGGAGGCCGTCGCGGCCTTCCTGGCCGGCCGGCTGCCCTTCCCGGGGATCGCGGAGACCGTCGCGGCGGTGCTGGACCGGCACCGGGCGCGACCGGTGACGGGTCTCGACGACGTGCTGGAGGCCGACGCCTGGGCGCGGGAGGAAGCTCGAGCCCAGATGGCGGGGCCGCCGCGAACGGCCGTGGGACCCGGGGGCGCGGCATCGCCGCCGGCGTGA
- the rseP gene encoding RIP metalloprotease RseP yields the protein MALLWTVAVFALLIVIHELGHFWAAKRSGVLVHEFSLGFGPRLAFVRRGETEYSLRLLPLGGFVRMAGMQPEEEGLERVPPERRFLGRPLGDRFRIIAAGPVMNVVLAVVLFTLVFAVIGVPVARPVVGEVVAGYPAAEAGLQPGDRILTIDGRRIASWEQVVAAIQAAGGRAVELTVQRGDRVLTVRVTPRPDPQRPGVGVVGIRPQLETMRTGVLQALVQGAEATYRVAAGFVLALVHMATGRGGFDVIGPVGIGQQIGEAAQVGLSQVVLLAAVLSANLALVNLLPVPALDGGRLLFLAVEAVRGRPVDPEQENLIHFLGFALLMLLAIVITYRDLVRLGAS from the coding sequence GTGGCGCTCCTTTGGACGGTGGCCGTCTTCGCGCTGCTCATCGTGATCCACGAGCTCGGCCACTTCTGGGCGGCCAAGCGCAGCGGCGTGCTGGTGCACGAGTTCTCCCTGGGCTTCGGTCCCCGGCTGGCCTTCGTCCGGCGCGGCGAGACGGAGTACAGCCTGCGGCTGCTGCCGCTGGGCGGGTTCGTCCGCATGGCGGGGATGCAGCCCGAGGAGGAGGGGCTCGAGCGGGTCCCTCCGGAACGCCGGTTCCTCGGGCGCCCCCTGGGCGATCGGTTTCGGATCATCGCCGCGGGACCGGTCATGAACGTGGTCCTGGCGGTGGTGCTCTTCACCCTGGTCTTCGCGGTCATCGGCGTGCCCGTCGCCCGACCCGTGGTCGGCGAGGTGGTGGCCGGATACCCCGCCGCCGAGGCCGGGCTGCAGCCGGGGGACCGGATCCTCACCATCGACGGTCGCCGCATCGCGTCCTGGGAACAGGTGGTGGCGGCCATCCAGGCGGCGGGGGGCCGCGCCGTGGAGCTCACCGTCCAGCGGGGCGACCGCGTGCTCACCGTGCGCGTCACCCCCCGACCCGATCCCCAGCGCCCGGGGGTCGGCGTCGTGGGGATCCGGCCCCAACTGGAGACCATGCGGACGGGGGTCCTGCAGGCCCTGGTCCAGGGGGCCGAGGCGACGTACCGCGTGGCGGCCGGGTTCGTCCTCGCCCTGGTGCACATGGCCACCGGCCGGGGCGGGTTCGACGTCATCGGGCCCGTGGGCATCGGGCAGCAGATCGGCGAAGCCGCCCAGGTGGGGCTGAGCCAGGTGGTGCTGCTGGCCGCGGTGCTGTCCGCCAACCTGGCCCTGGTCAACCTCCTGCCCGTCCCCGCCCTGGACGGCGGTCGCCTGCTGTTCCTGGCCGTCGAGGCGGTGCGGGGGCGGCCGGTGGACCCGGAACAGGAGAACCTGATCCACTTCCTGGGCTTCGCGCTCCTGATGCTCCTGGCCATCGTGATCACGTACCGCGACCTGGTGCGCCTGGGGGCGTCGTGA
- the ispG gene encoding flavodoxin-dependent (E)-4-hydroxy-3-methylbut-2-enyl-diphosphate synthase, producing MMQIGPKPRRKTPTVWVGPVPIGGDHPVVVQSMTNTDTADVEATANQVIELARAGSEIVRITVNHEEAAAAVPRIVERVRAAGFSTPLVGDFHYNGHVLLTRFPECARALDKYRINPGNVGTRQRDRNFAQIIEVALKYDKPVRIGVNWGSLDQQLLTELMDANARRPQPRSAREVVLEAMVESALRSARLAEELGMPHDRIVLSAKVSEVQDLIAVYRELAARCDYPLHLGLTEAGMGMKGIVASTAGLAVLLQEGIGDTIRVSLTPTPGGDRAEEVRVAQQILQSLGLRSFMPQVSSCPGCGRTASTFFQAMAREVQAYIQRRMPEWRQRYPGVEELKVAVMGCVVNGPGESRHADIGISLPGTFEEPTAPVYVDGEKYTTLRGDDVVPRFLEILEDYVARRFGGRGGAGAGRRTGA from the coding sequence ATGATGCAGATCGGCCCCAAGCCACGCCGCAAGACGCCCACCGTGTGGGTGGGGCCCGTGCCCATCGGTGGCGACCATCCCGTGGTGGTCCAGTCGATGACCAACACGGACACCGCCGACGTGGAGGCCACGGCGAACCAGGTGATCGAGCTGGCGCGGGCGGGCAGCGAGATCGTGCGGATCACCGTCAACCACGAGGAGGCCGCGGCGGCGGTGCCCCGCATCGTCGAGCGGGTGCGGGCCGCCGGGTTCTCGACCCCGCTGGTGGGCGACTTCCACTACAATGGCCACGTGCTCCTGACCCGCTTCCCCGAGTGCGCCCGGGCCCTGGACAAGTACCGCATCAACCCGGGCAACGTGGGCACCCGCCAGCGGGACCGCAACTTCGCCCAGATCATCGAGGTGGCGCTGAAGTACGACAAGCCGGTTCGCATCGGTGTGAACTGGGGTTCATTGGACCAGCAGCTGCTCACCGAGCTGATGGACGCCAACGCCCGCCGGCCCCAGCCGCGCAGCGCCCGGGAGGTGGTCCTCGAGGCCATGGTGGAGAGCGCCCTGCGGTCGGCGCGGCTGGCGGAGGAGCTGGGCATGCCCCACGACCGCATCGTCCTCAGCGCCAAGGTCTCCGAGGTCCAGGACCTGATCGCCGTGTACCGCGAGCTGGCGGCGCGGTGCGACTACCCGCTGCACCTCGGCCTGACCGAGGCCGGCATGGGGATGAAGGGCATCGTCGCCAGCACGGCCGGGCTCGCGGTGCTCCTGCAGGAGGGGATCGGCGACACGATCCGGGTGTCGCTGACGCCCACGCCCGGCGGCGATCGGGCGGAGGAGGTGCGGGTCGCCCAGCAGATCCTCCAGTCCCTGGGGCTCCGCTCCTTCATGCCCCAGGTCAGCTCCTGTCCCGGGTGCGGCCGCACCGCCAGCACCTTCTTCCAGGCGATGGCGCGGGAGGTGCAGGCCTACATCCAGCGGCGCATGCCCGAGTGGCGCCAGCGGTACCCCGGCGTGGAGGAGCTCAAGGTGGCCGTGATGGGCTGCGTCGTCAACGGACCGGGCGAGAGCCGGCACGCCGACATCGGCATCTCCCTGCCCGGCACCTTCGAGGAGCCCACCGCCCCGGTCTACGTCGACGGCGAGAAGTACACCACCCTGCGCGGCGACGACGTGGTGCCCCGCTTCCTGGAGATCCTCGAGGACTACGTGGCCCGCCGCTTCGGCGGGCGGGGCGGGGCCGGGGCAGGACGCCGCACCGGCGCGTAG